One Setaria viridis chromosome 5, Setaria_viridis_v4.0, whole genome shotgun sequence genomic region harbors:
- the LOC117857204 gene encoding uncharacterized protein encodes MRWTNVMSAFVLRHFCQLISTGVRTDKGFKEVHLNQVAKSVNEFSGLEVTGTQVYNHLRKWRQRWVRVIKLRELSGALWDDDNFMITLEDEHYKGHVQAHQKDAELLNKPIENYQQMEVMFRNGLATRKFAMGSSEPLGSPSDFADSENDHIKLDDMAGKCQPAGPLGLEAGNKRKRSMLSEGDILVMTGMTDAVNNVANAIIQTKVEDVHPDLYDAIMFMPGFTDEELMAAYEHLLGNKAHGTAFVKMNGAHRVLWLKTYLAKIFYMQ; translated from the exons ATGAGGTGGACTAATGTGATGTCTGCATTTGTGCTTCGTCACTTCTGTCAACTTATCTCTACTGGTGTGAGAACTGACAAGGGGTTCAAGGAAGTGCACTTGAACCAAGTTGCCAAGAGTGTGAATGAGTTCTCAGGGCTTGAGGTCACAGGGACTCAGGTCTACAACCATTTGAGGAAGTGGAGACAAAGGTGGGTCAGGGTGATCAAGCTGAGAGAACTGAGTGGTGCACTGTGGGATGATGATAACTTCATGATCACTTTGGAGGATGAGCACTACAAGGGCCATGTGCAG GCACACCAAAAGGATGCTGAACTCTTGAACAAGCCCATTGAGAACTACCAGCAGATGGAGGTGATGTTTAGGAATGGGTTGGCAACAAGAAAATTTGCTATGGGATCCAGTGAACCTTTAGGGTCCCCTTCTGACTTTGCAGATTCAGAGAATGACCACATCAAGCTGGATGATATGGCAGGGAAGTGTCAACCTGCTGGTCCTCTTGGTTTAGAAGCAGggaacaagaggaagaggtcCATGCTTAGTGAGGGGGATATTTTGGTGATGACTGGGATGACTGATGCTGTCAACAATGTTGCCAATGCCATTATTCAGACCAAGGTAGAGGATGTGCACCCTGATCTCTATGATGCTATCATGTTCATGCCTGGTTTCACTGATGAAGAACTGATGGCTGCCTATGAACACCTTCTTGGCAACAAGGCTCATGGTACTGCTTTTGTCAAGATGAATGGTGCTCACAGGGTGCTGTGGTTGAAGACCTACTTGGCAAAGATTTTCTACATGCAGTGA
- the LOC117857203 gene encoding AMSH-like ubiquitin thioesterase 3 → MAPPQPARGGAINIEACARPIAVDNRISLPYYFRIAGSLLRQANIYRNEKNILDLYVILLRYSSLLCETIPKHRDFLAFKLREKAFYDKLNDVIIELESLKPVVQRQVAEHNRGGTVESNTNSLNGTYATSRRIEQHTPSLYTPQPFVGSANGALQKSFHVGRQVPSLPSVQPDKQIQKQFMNLPYPSEETLARHSILGPNGLHGRWNGPVTGIKVQYPSNFELTQSDMTSLVPSISNQDGSNGPGTAPPDSSTNDNEDMKSVLSLDDGRWSVPAEKRTPLPSASLEEELFQLNIKQPSPPPVLAEVQRPISPSSVADPTPGLPTSGTARFQNLHVPIKLMECFLRVAESNTKRSLETCGVLAGTLKKRTFYVTTLIIPKQKSTSNTCEATNEEELFEVQDTGSLFTLGWIHTHPTQSCFLSSIDLHNHYSYQVMLPEAIAIVMAPTDTTRKHGIFHLTDPGGMGVIHDCQERGFHPHKAPLDGSPIYEQCSHVYMDTDIKFDMIDLRER, encoded by the exons ATGGCCCCCCCGCAGCCAGCCAGGGGCGGCGCCATCAATATCGAGGCGTGCGCTCGGCCGATCGCCGTCGACAACCGCATCAGCCTCCCCTACTACTTCCGGATCGCGGGCAGTCTTCTCCGGCAG GCTAATATATATCGGAACGAGAAGAACATCCTCGACCTGTATGTCATCCTGCTGAGATACTCGAG CTTATTGTGTGAGACGATACCGAAGCATCGCGATTTCCTTGCCTTCAAGTTGAGAGAAAAGGCGTTCTATGAT AAACTTAATGATGTTATCATAGAGCTTGAGTCATTGAAGCCAGTTGTGCAGCGGCAGGTTGCCGAGCATAACAGAGGAGGTACTGTGGAATCAAATACTAATAGTCTAAATGGTACCTATGCTACATCTCGTAGGATAGAGCAGCATACCCCAAGCTTGTATACTCCACAG cCATTTGTAGGTAGCGCTAATGGAGCACTGCAAAAATCCTTCCATGTCGGGAGACAAGTGCCATCATTACCAAGTGTCCAACCTGATAAGCAGATTCAGAAACA ATTTATGAATCTGCCTTATCCAAGTGAAGAAACACTAGCTAGGCACTCCATATTAGGACCTAATGGTCTTCATGGCCGATGGAATGGGCCTGTTACTGGAATTAAG GTTCAATATCCAAGCAATTTTGAATTAACACAAAGTGACATGACAAG TTTAGTACCATCCATCTCGAACCAAGATGGTTCAAATGGTCCCGGTACTGCACCTCCAGATAGCTCCACAAATGACAATGAGGATATGAAATCTGTTCTCTCTCTTGATGATGGTCGGTGGTCTGTACCAGCAGAAAAACGAACCCCACTTCCTTCTGCTAGTTTGGAAGAAGAGTTGTTCCAATTGAATATCAAacagccttctcctcctccagtcCTGGCAGAGGTACAGAGACCAATTTCTCCATCAAGCGTTGCTGATCCAACACCAGGACTTCCGACCTCCGGAACTGCCCGTTTTCAGAACTTGCATGTT CCGATCAAGTTGATGGAGTGCTTTCTAAGGGTTGCTGAATCAAACACCAAAAGAAGCTTAGAAACTTGTGGGGTTCTTGCTGGTACCCTG AAAAAAAGAACTTTTTATGTGACAACCTTAATTATTCCAAAGCAGAAATCAACATCTAATACG TGTGAAGCTACGAATGAAGAAGAACTATTTGAAGTTCAGGACACGGGCTCACTTTTCACTCTTGGTTGGATTCAT ACACATCCAACACAGTCCTGCTTCCTGTCTTCCATTGATCTCCACAATCATTATTCTTATCAG GTCATGCTACCTGAAGCAATTGCAATAGTTATGGCACCTACTGACACAACAAG AAAACATGGTATATTTCACCTCACGGATCCAGGTGGTATGGGTGTGATCCATGATTGTCAAGAGAGAGGTTTCCATCCACATAAGGCACCTCTAGATGGCTCGCCAATCTATGAGCAGTGCTCCCACGTCTACATGGACACTGATATAAAGTTTGATATGATTGATCTCCGAGAACGATGA